A single region of the Rattus rattus isolate New Zealand chromosome 8, Rrattus_CSIRO_v1, whole genome shotgun sequence genome encodes:
- the LOC116908228 gene encoding tripartite motif-containing protein 43B-like translates to MWESVNNVVSGKLLGFIKQVVGLYPKGISPTSLVAILIEPLGAMVSAEKRCELVQLGMPQGMKPELSAHPNAGLTARFSFFKVKIFFQNLIILNCKMSQFFDIRRFTSRPCHQNTSLDSAGSYRASWGAMDFTTGKHYWELDLKDCEHWAVGVCSNVWLSRSHKKIGSSGAFLLVCFKEGNHSSLFTTCPVSHHYIEKPTGRVGVFLDCEGGCMSFLDVAKGSLIHSYHPEAFSLRVRPFFSTVYTRS, encoded by the exons ATGTGGGAGTCAGTTAACAATGTTGTGTCTGGCAAGCTGTTGGGTTTTATTAAGCAGGTGGTAGGGTTGTACCCAAAGGGTATCAGCCCCACGTCCCTGGTGGCCATTCTGATAGAGCCCTTGGGAGCAATGGTATCAGCTGAAAAAAG ATGTGAGTTAGTGCAGCTGGGCATGCCGCAGGGTATGAAACCAGAACTCAGTGCCCATCCCAATGCTGGGTTGACTGCAAGGTTCAGTTTCTTCAAAG tgaaaattttctttcaaaatttaatCATACTCAATTGCAAGATGAGCCAATTTTTTGATATCAGAAGGTTCACTAGTAGACCTTGCCATCAAAATACATCCCTGGATTCAGCTGGGTCCTATCGTGCTTCCTGGGGAGCAATGGACTTCACCACTGGGAAACATTACTGGGAGCTGGATTTGAAGGACTGTGAGCACTGGGCTGTAGGGGTCTGCAGCAATGTCTGGTTATCGAGGAGCCACAAAAAGATTGGATCTAGCGGTGCATTTCTTCTTGTGTGCTTCAAGGAGGGTAATCACTCCAGTCTCTTCACCACGTGTCCAGTATCTCACCACTACATAGAGAAGCCAACAGGCCGGGTTGGCGTGTTCCTTGACTGTGAGGGTGGATGCATGAGTTTCCTGGATGTAGCCAAGGGTTCCCTCATACACAGCTACCATCCAGAAGCTTTCAGTCTCAGAGTCAGGCCTTTTTTCTCCACTGTCTACACACGATCATAG